The following nucleotide sequence is from Pseudomonas sessilinigenes.
GGATGAAATCCTGGGGCCAGAAGGTGGCGCCGAAGATGAAGAACTTGCGTTCCGGCAGGTTCCACCAGACGGCCTGGTGGCCTCCCCAGTTGAGCCAGACGGTGCCGAAATACAGCAGGAACAGGCCGGCTCCGCCCACCATCCGCAAGTTGCGGAACAGGCCGGTGAAGGCGCGGGTGTAGATTTTTTCCCTGGAGGCGTAGAGGTCGACGCTTTTGCTGGCGTTTTTGGCAGGAGGGGTTACATCGTGTACAGGAATCTGATTGCTCATCATTGCATCCCACGGCAGTGGAAAAACGCCTCGGTCAGTACGTGCCGACCGGGGTCAGAAGGGTGTTGCAGTGGCGCAATGATACGCCTCTAGCTCCGTTGCAATGGTGCGACCTTTGGTCGCGTTGGGGGAAATCAATCGATGGTGTAGTGACCTGAATCAATTGACTTGTGGAGTATGGACTGTTTTGTTCCCGGTGCCTTTCGAATCTTGCACGGAGCAGCCAATGGCGCGGGGCAATTGTTGGTTCGGACGATTGTCCAGGTCGATGTCGGATAAGGGCAGCGCTTGAATAAAAACGGCCCCGCCAATGTGCATTGGCGGGGCCGTCGGGTGTTGCCTTCAAGCTTGGCGCTTATTCGGCGTCAGCTTGCTTGGCACCGTGGGACAGGCTGTAGACATAAGCGGCCAGCAGGTGAACCTTGTCATTGCCTTGCAGTTGTTCCTGGGCAGGCATCACGCCCTGGCGACCGTGGCGAATGGTCTGCTGCAGCTGCGCAAAGCTCGAGCCGTAGATGAACGCTGCGGGGTGAGTCAGGTTAGGCGCGCCCATGGCTGGGGTGCCCTTGCCTTCCGGACCGTGGCAGACCGCGCAGTTGGCGGCGAACAGCTTCTGGCCATTGGCCGGGTCGGCCTTGATGCCTTCCGGCAGCTTGCGACCATCGAGGTTGGTCAGGACATAGGCGGCAACGTCGCTGACGCCTTGTTCCTTGATCACATCCACCCAGGCCGGCATCACGGCGTGACGACCGCCCATGATGGTGGCCTTGATGGTTTCCGGCTCGCCGCCCCAGCGCCAGTCGGCGTCGGTCAGGTTAGGGAAGCCATAGGCGCCCTTGGCGTCGGAGCCGTGGCAGACCGAGCAGTTGGACGCGAACAGGCGGCCACCCATTTTCAGGGCTTGCGGATCCTTGGCGACTTCCTCGATCGGCATTGCAGCGTACTTGGCGAAGATCGGGCCGAACTTGGCGTCGGAGCGGGCCATTTCCTTTTCCCACTCGTGCACGCCGGTCCAGCCGGACTGGCCGTTGGCGAATGCTGTCTGCTTCTCGTTATCGAGATAGTTGTAGCCCGGCAGGACGCCTTTCCAGTTGCCCAGGCCCGGGTACAGCACCAGGTAACCCAGGGCGAAGACGATGGTGCCGACGAACAGCATGAACCACCATTTGGGCAGTGGGTTGTCGTACTCCTCGATCCCGTCGAAGGAGTGGCCGACCGTCTCGTCGGTCTGCTCGGCGCGCTGGCCCTTGCGGGTCGACAGCAGCAGCCAGGTCAAGGCGAAGATGGTACCCAGACTGAGGACTGTGACGTACAGACTCCAGAACGTAGTCATTCTTTGTTACTCCTAGAAGCTTGCTCGACGTGCTTGATGGCGTCGGGATCATCCGCGAACGGCAGCAAGGTCGCGTCTTCAAACTCGGACTTGCGCTTGGGACTGAATACCC
It contains:
- the ccoP gene encoding cytochrome-c oxidase, cbb3-type subunit III is translated as MTTFWSLYVTVLSLGTIFALTWLLLSTRKGQRAEQTDETVGHSFDGIEEYDNPLPKWWFMLFVGTIVFALGYLVLYPGLGNWKGVLPGYNYLDNEKQTAFANGQSGWTGVHEWEKEMARSDAKFGPIFAKYAAMPIEEVAKDPQALKMGGRLFASNCSVCHGSDAKGAYGFPNLTDADWRWGGEPETIKATIMGGRHAVMPAWVDVIKEQGVSDVAAYVLTNLDGRKLPEGIKADPANGQKLFAANCAVCHGPEGKGTPAMGAPNLTHPAAFIYGSSFAQLQQTIRHGRQGVMPAQEQLQGNDKVHLLAAYVYSLSHGAKQADAE
- a CDS encoding CcoQ/FixQ family Cbb3-type cytochrome c oxidase assembly chaperone, giving the protein MDIGMIRGLGTLVVMVAFVGLALWVFSPKRKSEFEDATLLPFADDPDAIKHVEQASRSNKE